The genomic window GAACATCTTGAACTTTGAACTTCTTCATATTATCGgctcatataaaatttttctaataaatattaaataaaattttcaaccccaAAAGCAGGGGAACTTTTGGTAGGAGAAGAATCCACCAAACTCCTTGATGGAGGACTGTTGGCAGTCAAGGCCTTCTGCAAGGGACACTACGGGAGGACAACTAAAAGGTCAAAGTTTCAACATGGATGCGTAAGATGACATGCTGATGATGCTTGCCTTGGTACTAATGGGAGGAGAAAAAGGTCCAAGAAGGTAAAAAGTTATAGCTGTAATGTTTGTTGTTATATGCATGTGGTACTTGTGGAGAGGATTATTGGGAAGTGTTGTCACCTTAGGAAAGACTCGTGATCATAAAAAATTGGCACTGCAACGTTGAACGAATACATACGATGCAAAATTCTTTATCCACTATAAATAGTGTAAAAAATCTGAcataaaatatatcattttatgtgattgatctacataattattattttttaatatatatttaatatctgtaattttatttttttcacttaaaaattttgaatgataaaaatatttttatcttttaaaaaaattgtgacatcttatgtccatattatgacatcctgcatacaGGAAGTCACAATTTtgatacagaatgtcataatatgccacaggatatcataattttttttcaaaaagcaaGAATAattttgtcatttaaaatttaCAAACGAAAAAGTGAAACTGCAAGTATTAAATGCTCGTTGATaagtggttggataaaaataccccttctatattataatatcttgGCCATATTATGACTTCCTGTATGCaagtgcaggaagtcataatttaatgcaagatgttataatatcaatagaatgtaataattttttaggTCATATTATGGCATCTTGCATATAGAAAGCATAATATACCAtaggatgccataatttttttcaaaaaatatgagtATTTTCATCGTACAaattttttaaacgaaaaaatagaactgcAAGTATTAAGTACGTATTAGAAAATGATGGTTATGTGGACTAATCACATAAAATGGTGTGCTTTACGtcgaattttctacaccaccatggtgcacaaagaatttctctacaTATGATACTAGTGAAGTGGCTGGTCACAATGCACTAATCAGAGGAAGATCCAAAACGTAAAAGATTGCTGCAATATTTGTTGATGCTCATGCATGCATGTTCTTGTGTGTGCATGTGTCTAACCGTACTCATGGAGATCTCTTGCGAAATATGGTCAGCATTAGGGGATACAAGAATGTGAAAGATTGCTACTAAAATGTTAGTTGGCatgtatcttttttctttttcttttcaatttttatgCTTATGATGGAATTTGACCCTACAATactgatgcttttttttttttttttgatgaaatgagAGGTAGAGCCacccatattttattttattaaagtgAAAGTGAAGGTACAGCTGTGGTGAAAAGAGAGAAAGCTTGGGGACATGACGAAGCAGAGCACGAAGGGGGGTGGTTACAGGTTTTCAGAGAGGAAGGTTAAAAGAAGACAGAGTTGTAGGGATAGCTGAGAAAGCTATCAGGTTTCTGCTAAGACTACCATGGTTCTTTCAGAGTTAGGATTGTAAAACAAGATTCCAGGATGTATCATGGCTAACTCCAAATTGAAGCAAAGTAGAACGCTATAAACAAGGTTGACTTAGTGCCTTCAGAATCTACCTCCATCCTTTAAAACATGGTTCATGTTAGCAATGTCACTTCAACTCAGTTTCCAACAGACATCGAAGACCTGTTGTGATGCGAATGATGGAATTAGAGTTTTGTTTTTATTTGGGAATACAATGGGTCCAAGATAGAACTAGATGTGCTGCTTGTTTGGCCACAGATTTTGGTAAGTAAGCGTGGAATTGGAAGCAGCGTTTGTTGCATTCTTTCCATAAAGTCCATTGAGTCGTGACAACCAGTATTTCCAAACCTTTCAGGAGAAATTACACATGCTTGTCTGCACGCCAAGAGTTCCAAAGCATAAACTGATCATGTGGCAGGTCAGGAACCTAAAAATTTTTCAGAAGAATGGACCAGACTAAACGACAAAATGGACATTACAGTATGAGATGGTCTACCGTTTCCAAGTGCAAGCTGCATAAGGAGCAGCTTGCTGAGCCTTTCCATCCCTTCTTGTTTAGATTAGCCTTCGTTTGTATTTTGTTAAGGAAACAGAGATAGGAAAAATACTTGACCTTCTCTGGCACTCGGATGTTCCATATAATCGCACTAAAGAAAGGTCTGACTCCATCCAGCAGAAAGCCGTAAAAATATTTTGTGGAGAATTTTTTGGTCTGGAACCATTTCCATTGCATAAGATTTTGACCTTCCACGAGTTTTACTGCAGCTAATTCTTGTAGTAAATTCGATTGCCCCGAGTTAAAATCACACGGAACAAGAAATTGCCGGCTAGTTGTGCTTTGGAATAGGGAAAGAGCCTCTGCTACGGAGACGTTCTTCAATTGTGAAAGGCCGAACAGCCCTGGGAAGTGGTCCTTCGGTGGGCGGGTAGACAGCCACGCATCATTTAACTTAATAATACTGGTTATCTGTTCTCTAGCTTGAGacctaattaataatcaaatcattTAACTCGCCAGCATATTTCAGGAGCAGCTCGTCCCCATTTAACTACCACTCATGCTTTTCAATCTCCTTGTTGCTAGTTGTAAATTGAAGATGTTTTGCCACTGTGTTGTTTGTACCGTTGTCGTGCCAGAGTTTGTTGGATCATTTGGTCTCATGCATTGCTCAGTTCATGACCTTTGCTTATCAACAGTCTATTATCAGACCATGGGGCCCTGTTTCTAATCATCCAACTGACTCATCTTAGTAACTACTTTTCATCTTAATGTGATTTTAGAAAGAATAAACTTTTTCAGTCGTGCTACCATGCGAACATGCTTTGATTTTGGTCCAATTAAATTacaattctatatatatataacagaAACACAGTTGAAATTGGCAGGATTCTAGGCACTAATCATCCTCCTCGTTATCATCATCTCCTCCAGCACTGCATATAATAAGCAATAGAAAATTATTGTATCCGATACTTAATTGCAATATAGCAAATTATTAATGATTAtactttcatttttaaataatatcatgattataaaaatataataaaaatgaataaaatattattataatctaATGAACCATCTATATGATTATCGAAAATATCATTAATttctatattaatttaataattttaataaaataattatttatttaatatgatttaatattCTAACAAGTTTTTCATTAATAAAAGAGTTTtattagtaaaattattaaaatggGTATCCATAAGGTGGATGGAAACCTTTGCACAAATAAAAACTGCATTTTAACAGTTTGCGTGTATGTATCTGTATATACGTTGGTTTGGATGCGAGAACCCCTTTTTCCTTTCTCTCAAAAATTATTCAAGTTTGCAAAATATACGTTTCTGGATTTTAAAGATTGGTTTTAGTATAACAGTAACCTCGCCTCCTAGGCCCCAACTACTTCAGTAAAGTACTCGGCAAAAGCCCAGAAAAACCTTGGATCCGCACCTCGTGAATGAATGGCCCTTCTTGCATGCTTTCCAAACTTTCTCCTCCCGTGCTCCCGCTCACCGCAACCCAATGCCTCTCCTTCCTTCGATCCCTCACCCGCTCCAAAGCCCTCctcccgggaaaacaaatccaTGCTCTCTTCATCTCCTCCGGTCTCCTCCTCAACTCCTCCACTTCTGTCTCCCTCGTCTCCAAACTCGCTGCCTTCTACTCGATCTGCGGCCACACCGTCCACGCCCGCCTCCTGTTCGACAAAATTCCCGGGAGGATGAAGACCTCCGTCCTCTATAACACCCTCATCCGAGGCTACGTCCAATGCGGCCTCCATAGCGACGCCCTCCACCTCTTTGCCCACATGGTCTCCTCCGGCCTCCGCCCCGATAACTTCTCGTATCCTTTCGCTCTCAAGGCTTGTGGCGATCTCTTGCTGCTTCATTTGGGGAGTGTTGTCCATTGCAAGGCACTGGTTTCCGGGGTCGGTTCGGACGAATATGTTCAGAATTCTCTAATGGCTATGTACATGAATTGTGGGGATAAGGGCTCGGCGACGATGGTGTTTGATGGAATGACCAACAGAACTGTTGTTTCTTGGAACACCATGATCGCAGGATACGTGCAAAACGGGTGTGATGAGGAGGCAGTTTTGATCTTCGATCGGTTGGCGGGTTCTGGTGTGGAGATTGATTGGGCCACCGTGGTGTCGGTGCTACTGGCATGTGCTTATTTGAAGGACTTGAGGAGGGGTCTGCAGGTCCATGAGTTGGTGGAGGAGAAGGGATTTGGAGGATATGTTTCAGTGAGAAACGCTTTAATTGATATGTATGCAAAGTGTGGTAGGAGGCAAGAAGAGTATTTGATAATGGAAAGTGTGAGAGGGATGTTGTCTCATGGACTGCGATGATAGCGGGGTATGCTCTCAATGGAAGGGAGAGAGAAGCCCTTTCTCTTTCTTGTCAGATGCAGTTGATGGGAGTCGCACCCAATTCGGTAACAATGGCTTCTTTGCTCTCAGCTTGCTGTCCATTGGCATCTATAAAGCATGGAAAATGCATTCATGGGTTTTGTAGTAGACTGAGGCTTGAATTGGATATCATTGTGGAGACTGCTCTTATTGACCTGTATGCTAAATGCAATAGcatgaacttgagcttgctggtGTTTGTCAGGTTGTCAAAAAGAGCAGGGACATGGAATGCAATTATTGTTGGAATTACGTGGTATTTCAAAAGGCATGAAGACCAGGTCAGCCCTATACATGTTTCTAGTTTGTTCCTGATTTTCAGCTGATTTTTTTGTCGTGTTTACTATTCTGTTAAAGATTTTATTTCACCTGATTCTATCCAGATTTTCAGCCACTTTACCAACGTCCTCTCACCTAAGTGGCCTAAAAATACTACCCCCCTTAGCCCTCTTAAAAACCAACCAGTAGATTTTTCTCCCCAACTTTTTCTCAATGACAAACAGCTTTTATTCATATATCTTTTCAACTGGTTGCTGTCTCATTGTGCAGAAAAAAAATCTTCACTTCAAGTTTTTCTTGCTGTGTTAATTCTTGTTTTTATTTTTGCTACTCCTGCTTTCTCACTTGTGAGTGCACATAATTGGGAAGGCCTGTTGTATTTTAGGGGGTAGCCATCAAAATACCTTTTGCACCTATGAGGGGCGGAATCTATCCTTTAGGACAGTGTTTCACGCCTCAGGCAAATACTGTAGTTACAATCCTACCATTTTCCTTTTCCTACAATCTAAAGGATAGATATGGATCCCACTGCTACTAGTACTATTGCCGCCGGTTCCTCCAATGCTACACCCGCTGCTGTTGCCATGCCATTGCTTCCTACCATACCTCTCATTGCACATATGGGGTTTCCAAACACCTCCAAAATTGAAGTGTTTTGTGGCAACAACTTTAAAAGATGGCAAGAGTGCATCCTCTCAGCTCTTGACATGTACAATGTTGACTTTGCTCTAACTCAAGCAAAGCCTAAAGAAGGAACACCTGACTATGCCAGCAAcatagagatttggaagcatgcAAATAAGGTTTGTGGAAACACTAATCTTAGTACCTTATCAAATGATCTATTCGATGTATATTATCCCTACAAAGAAGCAAAGCAAATATGGGAGTCCATGAATAAGAAGTACACTGTTGAAGATGTTGGCCAACAAAGATTTGTGATAGGAAATTATGCTCGCTGGCATATGATTGAAGACGAGGATATCAAGATGCAGATCGACAAGGATATCAAGACGATAGACGACTTGAAGCCTGAAAACATTGAGCTGCCAGAAAGTTTTGTAGCTGGGATGCTGATAAAAAAACTACCTGACTCATGGAGTGACTACAAGCAACAACTCAAACACAAGCGCAAGATGTCGCTGGAAGATCTGATTGTACACATCATCATCGAAGATAGGAATATAAAGCAAGTGGAGGCTACAAGGATCAAGGAGGTGATCTCGAAAGCCAACCTGGTGCAAGACAAGTCGAATAAGCATAAAAGGTATGGACACTCTAAACCTGATTATAAACCCAAACCCAATAACCCTAcctttaaaaagaaaagatattgtTTTGTTTGTGGCAAGCCAGGGCACCATGCACCTCAGTGCAGGAAGAGGGAGACATGACAATCCTACTAAGCCAAATGCAAATTTGGTTCAAGCAGATGACAATGACATTATTGCTGTGGTCATTTCTCAAGTGAATATGGTAGCAACTATGAAAGATTGGGTGGTAGACTCTGGTACCATCAGGCATATCTATGCAAACAAAAATGCCTTTACCTCCTACACATCAGTAGGGGAAGGAGAAGAAACTGTTTACTTAGGTGACTCAAGATCTACCCAAGTTCTTGAAAAaggaaaagttcttctcaagctCACCTCAAGCAAGACATTGGCATTGAATGAAGTGCTCCATGTTCCTACCATAAGAGTGAACCTAGTTTCTGTGGCCCTATTGGGAAAGGTTGGGGTAAAGGTATCATTCGAATTTGATAAGGTAGTAATgacaaagaataatatttttatggaTAAGGGATATTATAATCAGAAACTTTTTGTACTTAATGTTGCTGAAGTAATTAATAAAAATGCATGTACTTCTTCTGTTTATATGCTTGATGATGTTAATTTGTGGCATGGTAGACTTGGGCATGTTAGCATATCATATATTAAGAAAATACAATCTGTAGAATTAATTTCTGACATTAGTAATGCTTGCATGAACAAATGTGAAATTTGTGCTGAAACCAAAACAATTAGAAAAACTTGTACATCTATGGAAATAGAATCTAAACTTTTAGGATTAATTCATACTGATTTAAGTGATTTAAAACAAACTATGACTAGAGGTGGAAAGAGATATTATATCACTTTTATTAATGATTATTCTAAGTATACTAAGGTTTATTTATTGA from Elaeis guineensis isolate ETL-2024a chromosome 4, EG11, whole genome shotgun sequence includes these protein-coding regions:
- the LOC109505092 gene encoding retrovirus-related Pol polyprotein from transposon TNT 1-94 isoform X1, which gives rise to MDPTATSTIAAGSSNATPAAVAMPLLPTIPLIAHMGFPNTSKIEVFCGNNFKRWQECILSALDMYNVDFALTQAKPKEGTPDYASNIEIWKHANKVCGNTNLSTLSNDLFDVYYPYKEAKQIWESMNKKYTVEDVGQQRFVIGNYARWHMIEDEDIKMQIDKDIKTIDDLKPENIELPESFVAGMLIKKLPDSWSDYKQQLKHKRKMSLEDLIVHIIIEDRNIKQVEATRIKEVISKANLVQDKSNKHKSQGTMHLSAGRGRHDNPTKPNANLVQADDNDIIAVVISQVNMVATMKDWVVDSGTIRHIYANKNAFTSYTSVGEGEETVYLGDSRSTQVLEKGKVLLKLTSSKTLALNEVLHVPTIRVNLVSVALLGKVGVKVSFEFDKVVMTKNNIFMDKGYYNQKLFVLNVAEVINKNACTSSVYMLDDVNLWHGRLGHVSISYIKKIQSVELISDISNACMNKCEICAETKTIRKTCTSMEIESKLLGLIHTDLSDLKQTMTRGGKRYYITFINDYSKYTKVYLLRNKDEAFSMFLLYKVEVEN
- the LOC109505092 gene encoding uncharacterized protein isoform X3 → MDPTATSTIAAGSSNATPAAVAMPLLPTIPLIAHMGFPNTSKIEVFCGNNFKRWQECILSALDMYNVDFALTQAKPKEGTPDYASNIEIWKHANKVCGNTNLSTLSNDLFDVYYPYKEAKQIWESMNKKYTVEDVGQQRFVIGNYARWHMIEDEDIKMQIDKDIKTIDDLKPENIELPESFVAGMLIKKLPDSWSDYKQQLKHKRKMSLEDLIVHIIIEDRNIKQVEATRIKEVISKANLVQDKSNKHKRYCFVCGKPGHHAPQCRKRET
- the LOC109505092 gene encoding uncharacterized protein isoform X2 — its product is MDPTATSTIAAGSSNATPAAVAMPLLPTIPLIAHMGFPNTSKIEVFCGNNFKRWQECILSALDMYNVDFALTQAKPKEGTPDYASNIEIWKHANKVCGNTNLSTLSNDLFDVYYPYKEAKQIWESMNKKYTVEDVGQQRFVIGNYARWHMIEDEDIKMQIDKDIKTIDDLKPENIELPESFVAGMLIKKLPDSWSDYKQQLKHKRKMSLEDLIVHIIIEDRNIKQVEATRIKEVISKANLVQDKSNKHKRAPCTSVQEEGDMTILLSQMQIWFKQMTMTLLLWSFLK